In a single window of the Caldivirga sp. genome:
- a CDS encoding ABC transporter substrate-binding protein, protein MVNNSVSRLVKVTAIMALVLVVAYGASIVHAEQKPWLKFANPVTIILTPGTPIWNPYAPSNMIGNVQTYLPLAAFNPLTGQFYPVLAENWTVQVLPNGSALFTIYLRPGLYWYNGSATLPFTAWDVYAQFYIGMKAFAWYVPWINQSLVDEDIRVINNYTIQFLFQKWTPYIQYWLLTSWIDVPYEPWKPIVDELRTITNVTQATEFGHNNVTKFVAPYWGLYPYYVSYASTTYIDFTLEPPALLATWYKVFPFADWEDYQPTAVLWEIGGNAQAMSAMIAGQVDYDWIGLSEAQIKIINSTSGWSSFALPTFSTMGIAVNPWVYPFDIPQVREALCDVINRTAVAAAWGLAISKPDYYPEPIVPESIATFPSDVRQFIIPCSYDPAKATQILQSIGFYQKNGVWYTPNGTQLTLYVYGPSGFTDWMTMASDAVEQLDAFGINAKLIGQDVGVFWSTTLPNGQYGGATTWLGQDPGYSSMWGLLGWPWWEVGNVMQAYYKGHDVWPFQWPNGTCSPVILPTEPPVFTNGTIVWCVNSTFGYINLTNWQMFENIAAPGTPNYDLMMKIIFAWYHYFVPIIPLYSKLEPYEYMTMAMDPNWLFQGYILDHYPWL, encoded by the coding sequence ATGGTAAATAATTCAGTCTCCCGACTGGTGAAGGTTACTGCAATAATGGCGTTGGTGTTAGTGGTGGCATATGGTGCATCTATTGTTCATGCTGAGCAAAAGCCATGGCTAAAGTTCGCTAATCCAGTCACCATAATATTAACACCGGGTACACCAATATGGAATCCTTATGCGCCAAGCAATATGATAGGTAATGTACAAACATATTTACCATTAGCAGCCTTTAACCCACTCACTGGTCAGTTCTATCCTGTTTTGGCTGAGAATTGGACTGTTCAAGTGCTTCCTAATGGTTCTGCATTATTCACAATCTACCTTAGGCCTGGCTTATACTGGTATAATGGTTCTGCTACCTTGCCTTTCACTGCTTGGGATGTTTATGCGCAATTCTACATTGGTATGAAAGCCTTTGCATGGTATGTGCCTTGGATTAATCAATCACTCGTCGACGAGGACATTAGAGTAATTAATAACTACACGATACAATTCCTATTCCAAAAATGGACACCATACATACAATATTGGTTATTAACAAGTTGGATAGACGTACCATATGAACCATGGAAGCCAATAGTAGATGAATTAAGAACAATAACCAATGTAACACAGGCAACAGAATTCGGCCACAATAACGTAACAAAATTCGTAGCACCATACTGGGGTTTATATCCGTATTACGTTAGCTACGCCAGCACAACCTACATTGACTTTACACTGGAGCCTCCTGCATTATTAGCAACATGGTATAAGGTATTCCCATTCGCAGATTGGGAAGATTACCAACCAACAGCAGTACTATGGGAGATTGGTGGTAATGCACAAGCTATGAGTGCAATGATAGCCGGCCAAGTTGACTACGATTGGATTGGTTTATCCGAGGCTCAGATTAAGATAATTAATAGTACGTCAGGCTGGTCATCATTCGCGTTACCAACATTTAGTACAATGGGTATTGCTGTTAATCCCTGGGTCTATCCATTTGATATTCCTCAGGTTAGGGAGGCTCTATGCGACGTTATTAATAGGACTGCTGTGGCTGCTGCATGGGGTTTAGCAATTAGTAAGCCTGACTATTATCCTGAACCTATAGTCCCAGAATCAATAGCAACTTTCCCATCCGACGTTAGGCAATTTATTATACCGTGTTCCTATGACCCAGCTAAGGCAACACAAATACTGCAAAGCATAGGCTTCTACCAGAAGAATGGAGTATGGTACACACCAAACGGAACACAATTAACGCTCTACGTATATGGGCCAAGTGGATTCACAGACTGGATGACAATGGCTAGTGATGCTGTTGAACAACTTGATGCATTTGGCATCAACGCGAAGTTAATTGGGCAGGACGTTGGAGTATTCTGGAGTACTACATTACCGAATGGTCAATATGGTGGAGCTACGACTTGGTTAGGTCAGGATCCAGGCTATAGTAGTATGTGGGGATTATTGGGTTGGCCATGGTGGGAAGTCGGTAATGTGATGCAAGCATACTATAAGGGTCATGATGTTTGGCCTTTCCAGTGGCCTAATGGTACATGTAGCCCAGTCATACTGCCTACTGAACCACCAGTGTTCACCAATGGTACTATTGTCTGGTGCGTTAACTCAACATTCGGTTACATTAACTTAACCAACTGGCAGATGTTTGAGAACATTGCAGCACCAGGAAC